Proteins encoded by one window of Salvia splendens isolate huo1 chromosome 7, SspV2, whole genome shotgun sequence:
- the LOC121810441 gene encoding uncharacterized protein LOC121810441 codes for MFGNILQNLKDAEQAVLEAQAIYDSDPTPAHRADFSRVSAELIITAKMEEEFWRQKAAIKWATDGERNSKFFHGWVRQKRVKSRIHTVEEKEVKDAVFGISGDSVSGPDGFTSLFFQHCWDTVGRDVSAAVGDFFSGAFMPRSFTATMIVLIPKKPNPVTWGDFRPISLCNVTNKIITKILASRLAPLLPLVIAPNQSGFIKGRLLSDNALLAQELINDLGKELSSRGRSPNLALKLDMAKAYDRVQWPFLLKVLDTMGFSQTWVDMIRRCISSCWFSVLVNGGPAGFFQSSRGLRQEDPLSPSLFVLAADYLSRCLDRLIKGDREMVYRCRKKAPIITHLSYADDIIIFSRAHREAVEKLVGCLDHYIVVSGQLVNNGKTHFFLANEHMEFADVVEEVGGFQRGAMPFTYLGVPIFRGARRADHLLPLRQRLMDKIHSWSHRHLAFGGRLALIKSTLAAIPLHILQVMSPLLGFLDELEQILARYFWGTVGEKRKLHWISWRQICLPFDEGGLGIRRFREVAVAFGFKLWWRLLAQDSLWAKFMTQKYSILPCHLHTSPCWSHDSPTWRRLRRIWSYMHENIRWSLGEGKISFWDDVWLGTSSIRNLCVPGNDPPQSQAVVSYWHEYAWDGDMLHSLSFRFGVPLNVIDQIRATPIELGAKDVRRWSLTSHGEFSVTSAWESIRTRLPKREIFGLIWNQGLAPTMSVFIWRLLFGRLPVDEKLQRRGIELASRCQCCRSPWVESLSHVFLSSQSAIYAWEYFNAWFPSSHTPIHTSTDIALRLGHSSSACASFGRQDHLDSLEGCSPSVDFMSFSPRQRVLRSLMVLWHPPDAPWVKLNTDGAFSTSTLAAGEGGLGAPIPNTISYGIWEGVAFEFDQVDCEVGNVWFGEGAFVRNNIAMIEAVNLSPMFMVDPPGLFDIQIFTRTNALYIREGVPRFYAMGEAAVPAGRVIAEQGGQAQEQRQANLERAVTK; via the exons ATGTTCGGCAACATCCTCCAGAACCTAAAGGATGCGGAGCAGGCAGTACTTGAGGCGCAGGCCATATATGATAGCGACCCAACACCCGCGCATAGGGCTGATTTCAGTAGAGTGTCTGCAGAGCTAATCATCACTGCCAAGATGGAGGAAGAGTTTTGGAGGCAAAAGGCGGCAATTAAATGGGCTACTGATGGAGAAAggaattccaaattcttccatggtTGGGTCAGACAGAAGAGAGTTAAGTCGAGGATACACACGGTTGAG GAGAAGGAGGTCAAGGATGCAGTTTTTGGGATCAGTGGAGACAGTGTGTCCGGGCCGGATGGGTTCACTTCATTGTTCTTTCAGCACTGCTGGGACACTGTGGGGCGTGATGTGAGTGCAGCCGTCGGTGACTTCTTTAGTGGGGCGTTTATGCCTAGAAGCTTCACGGCGACCATGATCGTTCTCATTCCGAAGAAGCCTAACCCGGTCACGTGGGGAGATTTTAGACCGATCAGCCTCTGCAATGTTAcgaacaagatcatcacaaagATCCTGGCTTCGAGACTCGCACCTCTACTTCCCCTTGTCATTGCGCCAAATCAGAGTGGGTTCATCAAGGGCCGCCTGCTTAGCGACAATGCTCTTCTGGCTCAAGAGTTGATAAATGACCTGGGGAAGGAGCTCTCGAGTAGAGGGAGATCGCCCAACCTGGCTCTCAAGCTGGATATGGCGAAGGCATATGATAGAGTCCAGTGGCCGTTTCTACTCAAGGTTTTGGACACGATGGGATTCTCACAGACCTGGGTGGATATGATCAGGAGATGCATCTCGTCATGTTGGTTTTCTGTCCTGGTGAACGGTGGCCCGGCAGGCTTCTTTCAGTCATCCAGGGGGCTGAGGcaagaagaccccttatccccttcccTCTTTGTATTGGCGGCAGACTACTTATCGAGATGTCTTGATAGATTGATCAAGGGGGATAGAGAGATGGTCTATAGATGTCGGAAAAAGGCCCCCATTATCACTCACCTCTCCTATGCAGATGACATCATCATTTTCTCGAGGGCTCATAGAGAGGCGGTGGAGAAGTTGGTTGGATGTCTGGATCACTACATAGTTGTTTCTGGTCAGCTGGTGAACAATGGGAAGACACACTTCTTTTTGGCGAATGAGCACATGGAGTTCGCTGACGTTGTGGAGGAGGTTGGAGGATTTCAGAGAGGTGCGATGCCTTTTACATACCTTGGGGTGCCGATTTTCCGAGGAGCGAGGAGGGCAGACCATCTGCTGCCCCTTAGGCAGAGGTTGATGGACAAGATCCACAGCTGGTCCCACCGACATCTTGCTTTTGGAGGTCGTCTGGCTCTGATTAAGAGCACCCTGGCCGCCATCCCGCTACACATTTTACAGGTTATGAGCCCCCTACTTGGGTTTCTAGACGAGTTGGAGCAGATTTTGGCTAGATACTTTTGGGGCACAGTtggagagaagaggaagctgCATTGGATTTCTTGGAGACAAATTTGCTTGCCTTTTGATGAGGGTGGCTTGGGTATTCGCCGCTTCAGGGAGGTGGCAGTGGCTTTTGGATTCAAGCTGTGGTGGAGACTGCTAGCTCAGGACTCTCTCTGGGCCAAGTTCATGACCCAGAAATACAGTATCCTTCCTTGTCATTTGCATACATCCCCTTGTTGGTCACATGATAGTCCTACTTGGCGTCGTTTGCGTCGTATTTGGTCATACATGCATGAGAATATTCGTTGGTCCTTGGGTGAGGGGAAGATCAGCTTCTGGGATGATGTCTGGCTTGGGACTAGCTCCATCCGGAATCTGTGCGTCCCGGGAAATGATCCTCCCCAATCGCAGGCTGTTGTATCATATTGGCATGAGTATGCATGGGATGGGGATATGCTGCATAGTTTATCTTTCAGGTTTGGCGTACCTCTCAATGTGATAGACCAGATCAGAGCCACGCCGATCGAGTTGGGGGCGAAGGATGTGAGGCGGTGGAGTCTGACTAGCCATGGCGAGTTCTCTGTGACCTCAGCCTGGGAGAGCATCCGGACTAGACTGCCAAAGAGGGAGATTTTTGGTCTTATTTGGAACCAGGGGTTGGCTCCTACCATGTCGGTGTTCATTTGGAGGTTACTATTTGGTAGGCTGCCGGTAGATGAAAAGTTGCAGAGGAGGGGAATTGAGTTAGCGTCTAGGTGTCAGTGTTGTAGGTCTCCTTGGGTCGAGTCTCTCAGCCATGTCTTTCTTTCGAGTCAGTCGGCGATTTATGCATGGGAGTACTTCAATGCCTGGTTTCCTTCCTCGCACACACCGATTCACACGAGCAccgatattgcacttagactag gtcactcaTCATCTGCATGTGCTAGTTTTGGCCGGCAGGATCACCTCGACTCATTGGAGGGGTGCTCACCGTCGGTTGATTTCATGTCTTTCTCCCCCAGACAGCGTGTTCTGCGGTCGCTCATGGTCCTATGGCATCCCCCTGATgcaccttgggtgaagctgaacacggACGGCGCCTTCTCTACATCGACACTGGCGGCGGGGGAGGGAGGACTG gGGGCACCAATCCCCAACACTATCTCCTATGGTATCTGGGAGGGAGTTGCGTTTGAGTTTGATCAAGTGGACTGTGAGGTTGGGAACGTGTGGTTTGGAGAAG GGGCCTTTGTGCGCAACAACATCGCAATGATCGAAGCAGTGAACCTCTCCCCAATGTTCATGGTGGACCCTCCTGGCTTGTTTGATATTCAAATCTTCACCCGCACGAACGCGTTATACATAAGAGAAGGTGTTCCCCGCTTTTACGCCATGGGTGAAGCTGCAGTCCCTGCTGGAAGGGTGATCGCAGAACAAGGAGGACAGGCCCAGGAACAGAGACAGGCAAACTTGGAGAGGGCGGTGACAAAGTAG
- the LOC121810442 gene encoding uncharacterized protein LOC121810442, with the protein MTSQFLVWNAQGVANARTKRHLRYLIREHKILFAAVIEPQRTPPALGRNFHGLRFAGSNESGHIWILAHEDWTVEVVDDSRQALHVKVSAAIFPFPIYITIVYGRHMKETRQALWEKLGDLSLVMEGRPWLVGGDFNMFLTNEERHGSNTDRHRDMMDFADAIAECPLIDLGFDGLIFTWHRGALGKVGPHLDWRALDFSFCNYSSDTLGEI; encoded by the coding sequence ATGACGAGCCAGTTCCTAGTGTGGAACGCACAGGGTGTGGCGAATGCCCGCACCAAGAGACATCTGAGATATTTGATCCGAGAACACAAGATTTTGTTTGCTGCAGTGATTGAACCACAGAGGACACCGCCAGCTTTAGGCCGAAATTTCCACGGCCTTCGGTTTGCAGGATCTAATGAAAGTGGTCACATTTGGATTCTTGCCCATGAGGATTGGACAGTGGAAGTGGTAGATGACTCGAGACAGGCTTTACACGTTAAGGTTTCTGCTGCAATCTTCCCCTTCCCGATCTATATTACCATTGTCTATGGGAGACACATGAAAGAGACGAGACAAGCACTTTGGGAAAAGCTGGGAGATCTCTCGCTGGTCATGGAGGGCAGACCGTGGCTAGTGGGTGGAGATTTCAACATGTTCCTGACCAATGAAGAGAGACATGGGAGTAATACAGATAGACACAGAGACATGATGGACTTTGCCGATGCTATTGCCGAGTGCCCGCTGATAGACCTGGGTTTTGATGGACTGATATTCACGTGGCACAGGGGGGCTTTGGGAAAGGTTGGACCGCATCTTGATTGGAGAGCACTGGACTTCAGTTTTTGCAACTACTCGAGTGACACACTTGGCGAGATTTAG